The Silene latifolia isolate original U9 population chromosome Y, ASM4854445v1, whole genome shotgun sequence sequence GATAACAATAAAGTCGCAAAAAGGTTTCTAAAATAAAATCCAGATGCCCATTCGCTTTCTTGCTCTATCGCATCAATGTACTCTTTGTCATCACCGATCAAGCCATATGCATAACATGCTTCCCTATACATGTCATATAGAGTGCCGTTAGCCCTTCTTATGTCCTCGTAACTTTTGGGTCCCTTTACATGGTTCAACATGGTTCTCATGAAATATAATTCACCGCAAGTTGGCGGCACATGTTGCAACCTGCCTATCTTAAAATTTTGTTTTCTAAGGGTCCACTCTCGCTGATCTTTATTCCACACAAATTTAGTCGGGAATTTACAGTACAATAAGTCCTTCGCTATCTGCAACTCTTCCTCTTCACTACTGTTAATTTTCATCCAAGATAGAAACTTTGACACTCCCATCGATAATTTCTCTAAGACCTCGTCAATAGGATCTTCATCATCAAACACAACGCTCTGTTCGCCAGGAAGGTGAAACTGCAGCCTTTCGACTGCGGGATCCTGTAGTGAATGTCAAACGCGAATATCCTCCAAACAGCCTCACATGTTGAAAGGTACCTACAATCGTAGTATCGTTTAATCTCATCCACCTGTTCAGGAAATTGGTCACTACGGCGTCGATAAGAGGACTGCATTATCACTCGATCAGATCCCTTATTTATATACTTAAAAAGATACTTGATCGCATTTGACTGGTTACACCACTCCACATTGATATGTGCACGATATTTCAGCAATAAGTACGGGTTATATGGCACGACAGATCCATTGTCAAGTGCCACTTTGTCCTTATATATTTTTGGTCCTGTTTTAATTATTCTCTTATAAACAGGATAACCGTCTTCGCCGATAGTTGTTCTTTCGGTACACTTTTTGGGAAAATGTTTTGAGCATGTAGACCCAACCGTACACGGTGATCGTGGTTTGGCAGTTCCACACGGTCCGTGAATCATGTGTATGCAAACGAAAGCATGTAACACAGGATTCTCAACCGGATCGGGGATCTCCGCTGAAATGATTTTATCGATATCCGCAGCTTCAGGGAACTTGTCTTCTTGATGTAAGAACAAAAGGATATGAGCATGTGGAAGACCACGCTTCTGAAATTCAATAGTATATAAAACTGTGATAGAATTACGCAAACATATTAGATTATATATTACGGCTTGAGAAAATATGTCAAAATATTAAACTTGACAGATGAAACACTGCGCACCTGCTCTAACCCGACCAAATATATGGCGCTCTTTTAAATCAATCATCAACTCTTCGAGCTTAATCTTGAATACGTGAgacaaaatatcaggacgatccTCGGGTTTAAGTCCCCTATTACTAACAAACCGGGTGATTTTCGGCCACTTAGGATTGCACGTAAACGTGATAAATAGATCAGGGTAACCGAACCACCTACAAATGGTCATAGTATCAAGGTAGTTTACTCTCATATATGGGCCACCTCCCaccaaagaagaaggaacaataAGACGACTACCGGTGGAATTCGGCTCAACGTCCCCTCGTTCAACAGTTCTTCTAAGATTATTGTAATTGTCCACGTGAAGAAGATCTTGGTTGTAGTGTATAAACTTTAGTATATGAGATTCAACcgatgcaaatccgtcaactaaaAACTGGTGATAGTCTTTACCGGATTGTAACAGAGTTAGAAATTCAACTGACAGTGGTCTATCCTGAATACGGAATGCATACCACTCTCTAAGTGTTAATTTATCACGCGGATTTTCAGAATTGCTATTTTTGTGTGTTGTTGCAAGGTTGAATTCGTGGTTACGAATTGTTTGGAATCTACCAATTTTGTATGTCTTCCCTTCTTGAATTTTTCCATCGTATTTCTTAATACGTGATTTTGTGATTAATCCTTGAATAACATTTTTCTCTTCATCAACCAATAAGAATTCAACTTTATGAAAATACCCTTTTCCTTGATTGTTCCAATCGTCTTTTTTCCATTTCCTTATTACCCTTGCTTTTATGTAGACATTGAAGTCTCCTTCTTGAATTTCAGCAATCGTTTTTTGGGTCGATTGTTCCATTGTTGAATGTATTTTTTTAATGTGTTGTTTGTTTGGAAATAAGTGGCTGGAAAGGTTTGATGATTATATGGAGGGAGTTAAAtatgggttttgggtagtgtggGGGAGTTAATTGATAATGGCAGATTATGGATTGTGGATGTAGTAGTGGTAATGTGTTAATGATGTGTGGGAAGTTCTTTGATAATCTGtgattttaatttaattaattaatttacttaaatataattaataattaatgttGATAATTAATATCATTATTGTGTATGTATTTTCAATGAACTacagtattaatattaatattacgtTCTTATTGTGTTACAGTTGTGGACATTATGAGATTTTATAAAGGTTCGATATCGATGATGAATGGGTGTGAATGAACTCGGTTTTTTTAGTCTTGAGGTAGGTATGATTACTATTGACAGCTAACTAAAATGCCACCCCACAAAAAGTGGTATGGCGGCATTTAGTTATTGTTACCGAGTTTTCATTAAATCTCGATGATGAGTGGTATGATACCAATCTGAGAGATCTTttatattttttcatttttgtttaaattatttggtttttttaattattttttacattattgtatttttttttctcGTCTTGATGTCAAGCAAAACAAAATGGAAGCAAAGGTCGTCCAACATTTGATGAATATAACGGATTGTAATTTGTATTCATCTGTCTCTAATTTACTTTATGATTTTtagattttatttatgtaatttgtaatattttatttcgtaataatgtaattttatttaatttttcgaTTTTAGATTTTAAATATCGTTTTTGTATTAGCAGCCAGAATCATTAGACGTTATTTAGACCGATTAACACCAAATACATGAATTTCTCTATTTCTGAGAGCGATTTATTCATGAAATTTTTGTAGGAGTCGACATAACTTGTAATTTCTAATCTCAAGCTATCATAgaaatttattgtaattttgttttgtaAATAGATTTTGTATGTAGATTTTTTTTAGTCGGTAGAATATTTACACGAAATAAATAACAACTATTgttcaagacggaaattaaacacgaAAATATCAGCAAATGTGGAGAGAGAGTAATTAATTCCCCAAAATTTTGTTGGGGCCCACCACTGCTGAATTTAAGCAACCAATAGAAATCCAAGAAAGAACcaagcttttatactaggtagataagcaacagtaagtggattatacatccgatGTACTACCACCAGTTTATactttctgagcattataataaaatttttgagctttgttttaaaaattatgagtcttactataaagtttctgagttcatTTACTAAAACgttaagctcaaaaaaattacaataaaactcaaaaacattacatataatacttgcataaatttgagttttgatggaaaaaaattaaaatctaaattaTAAACTTTATTAAGCTCAGAAAATATACACATATACTCAAAAACAAATAGAatttgaggtaataagctcataaaaaatagaaaaatgctcaaaaacaagtaaaatctgaggtaatacatccgatgtatgttctttTTTCTTGTAGATAAGCGCTACGCCTTATGCTTGCAAGTAGACCTGTAAAAATTCGACCCGACCCACCCGACCCGTTTTTTTAGGGATACAGACCTGTTTTTTTCGACCcacgacccgtttgacccgaacccgaaatgaccgttattttagggtcgagacccgacccgttgggtcaaaggtaaatcaagaattttattaaaatattaatatttatatatgatatttgaaaaaatagttaaaaaaatattttttttatcacttaaaattacaaaaacaactaaaaagttaattttatataacttttataatatttaataataaaataattattaaaaaaaaactttattttaataattatgtcaatataattaatgtaaacgttgaatatgattaaaatattaattttaaatatgatttacatttttaaaaaatatttttttaattaaaaaaatcgtttaaaaaagacgttagaaattatttcttgacccgtattcttaccctaacccgacccgtatctgacccgacccgtattcgaCCGAACCCGTATTCTGACCCAACCCGTTTGACATGTCTACTTGCAAGAGACAGAACTTCTGCCCAATTGGGAGGAACATAAGACTAAGTTTAACGAGGGTTAGAAACAAGGTCTAGGTCCAAGGTCCAAAGCAAAACAACTATAAAAAAATCAACCCCAACCAAACTTTGTAGATATGTGGGTGTGCAGAAGACCTCTGCAAAGTGAAGTAAACCTTGCCACATGTCCATCATTAATTGGCTCAAAGGTTGGCAAAATCAGAAAAAACAAAGCTCACGTACAAAAAAACTCATCTCCCTTCTTACGCTGACACTTGGCTTGTTCTTATTGGTGTTTATTTTATATCTGTTAGAAACTTTGCAACGGCTATATTTTAAAAAAtactttataaaaaaaaaaaattaccaacaGTCATATTTTTTCATGATCTATAAATAGAGACCaattttgatatattttcaccgaCTTTAATTTTCTACCTTCTCTTATTACTCCATTTTAtctccaaaaaaaagaaaaaaaaaacttttagcACTCAAAaatttatacatatatatatataaaatagttCCTCACATAAAATATGGATAAAAGTTTTCAAAATTTGTTAGATTCGCAAGATAATCCCAATTCACAACGACATTCGCAAGATAATTATTACCAAAATAATcaaaatgtttcaaattaatgtTACATATATTTGGTAATCGTAACTAGTAAGATGAATTTGAATCGATTTTATCGTTTCTTTTATATGTAATTTGATATTTTAATGTTATTTTAAGTAATTGTGTTAATTAAGTTTTAAATGTAATTTCGAGTATTAGTGCTCTTTATGTAATCGTATTAATTAAGTTGAGTAAATTCGTTTTTTTTAAGTAATCGTGTTAATTAAGTTTTAAATGTaatatcgttttttttttcaaatttttttaaaaaaattaagggttttaaaaaataattaaaaaaaaaagtaaattcgTAAACAGTACTATTTTTCATTGACGTAAATATAACCGACTTTGTAAAATAAAAATTGATTGCTAAATAAAATGATTTTTTATTTAGGGAGgaaaaataataaagaatatGTTAAACCATGATGAAAGGAAGGTGTTGATAAAGGTAGAAAAGTTAGAGTGAGTTTGATAAAGTAGGTTGTAAATAAAGAATAATATATGTATGGGTAAACATTGGTGAAGTAGACCCATTGATAAACATGGTCTAAcaggttagagctcttttactgAATTGTACTGTCCAGGGCAAATTTTCAATTAGCAAAGCATATGAAACACTTAGGCCAAGGACTCTTATCTGCTTCAAGTTGGTCCAAATGAGCCTATCTCTGCCAAGACACAAGATTACTCTAATTCTTGCCTTGCAAAGGAAGTTAGCCACACTTGATGTGCTCAGTTTAAGAGGTTTCCAATTCTCAAACAGATGCTGTCTTTGTAAGGAGGCTGGTGAGAGTGCTAGACATCTCTTTTTCAATTGCTCCCACTCAACTGCCTTGCTTAACACTGTAGTTAGTTGGACTAGGATGCCTAGTCACTGTAAGCAGCTAGGAGAGCTTCTTTTATGGGCAAATAAGAACAAGTTCAAACAAAGTTGGTAGAAACCTTGGGTCTTCTGTTGCTTGGCCGTCTCTGTGTACAGCCTATGGGTTGAACATAACAGTAGGGTCTTCCTCGAGTAGGAATGACCACTGTCAGTAGTCACTAGAGAGATTCAGCGCATGATTAGTGCTATCCTACTACATAGAGTAGCTGCCAACATACAAGAAGAGG is a genomic window containing:
- the LOC141630708 gene encoding uncharacterized protein LOC141630708; its protein translation is MEQSTQKTIAEIQEGDFNVYIKARVIRKWKKDDWNNQGKGYFHKVEFLLVDEEKNVIQGLITKSRIKKYDGKIQEGKTYKIGRFQTIRNHEFNLATTHKNSNSENPRDKLTLREWYAFRIQDRPLSVEFLTLLQSGKDYHQFLVDGFASVESHILKFIHYNQDLLHVDNYNNLRRTVERGDVEPNSTGSRLIVPSSLVGGGPYMRVNYLDTMTICRWFGYPDLFITFTCNPKWPKITRFVSNRGLKPEDRPDILSHVFKIKLEELMIDLKERHIFGRVRAVLYTIEFQKRGLPHAHILLFLHQEDKFPEAADIDKIISAEIPDPVENPVLHAFDPAVERLQFHLPGEQSVVFDDEDPIDEVLEKLSMGVSKFLSWMKINSSEEEELQIAKDLLYCKFPTKFVWNKDQREWTLRKQNFKIGRLQHVPPTCGELYFMRTMLNHVKGPKSYEDIRRANGTLYDMYREACYAYGLIGDDKEYIDAIEQESEWASGFYFRNLFATLLLSRTLSMPNRVWEATWSLLADDILHRQRNILQNRGLELTDEELKNYALIDIEASLQLNGSSLARFEGMPLPNTSSTTHHANTMVMDELSYDKESLQAEHAS